In Ectothiorhodospiraceae bacterium 2226, a single window of DNA contains:
- a CDS encoding ABC transporter permease — MVARASLRHLARHPGQLALAVLGVALGVAVVVAIELVNHSARQAFSYSTEVLSGGTTHHIVGGPAGVDEADYARLRIAGLRPSAPVVEGHVELAAAPGEALQLLGVDVFADAPFRRYTATLDAQADLEALLTTPGAAVMSAELAERLGLVEGDRVEVRAGGRSLRLHLVGRLTVEDALTREVLAGVVLTDIATAQEWLGQPGRLTRIDLILAEGAEGERRLAQIAAALPPALRIEPVGARIGAMEQMTRAFRLNLTALSLLALVVGMFLIYNTMTFSVLQRRGLIGRLRVLGVTRGRIQAVVLGEALVVGVLGTALGVLAGIALAEQLLGLVTRTINDLYFVLNVAALQVDPGALARGAALGVGATLLAAWLPAREAAHTAPRAALARVDVERLLAARVGRAAALGALSLLLALGLLAVFGRGLVPGFAALALFIGGAVLLVPAATRALAEALRAPARQALGLPGAMAARGVVTSLSRSAPAVAALAVALAAAVGVALMIDSFRLSVERWLEGTLRADIYVSVPGGGSLDPALAARFAALPGVQAVSQGRRVRVDAPEGPTELFALDIPPASFAAFGLRRGDAERARAAFYAGEAVLVSEPLAWHRGLDVGDSLTLHTDRGPRAFPVAGIYRDYSSDQGVAALVLDAYQALYDDPHVSSFGIYAAPDADPAALLQRVRAAAPADQALQVQSNRALREASMAIFDQTFAITEVLRVIALAVAAVGLVSALLALQLERARELAVLRAIGFTPADVGRLVLAQSGLTGLIAGLLAVPLGWGLAWGLTQVINRRAFGWSMELVVTAGPLLQVVALAVVTALLASAWPAWRMARTPAAWALREVG, encoded by the coding sequence ATGGTCGCCCGCGCCAGTCTGCGGCACCTGGCGCGCCATCCCGGGCAGTTGGCGCTGGCGGTGTTGGGTGTCGCCCTGGGCGTCGCCGTGGTGGTCGCCATCGAGTTGGTCAATCACAGCGCGCGCCAGGCCTTCAGCTATTCCACCGAGGTGCTGTCCGGCGGCACCACCCACCACATCGTCGGCGGACCCGCCGGCGTCGACGAGGCCGACTACGCCCGGCTGCGCATCGCGGGTCTGCGCCCCAGCGCGCCGGTCGTGGAAGGGCATGTCGAGTTGGCCGCCGCGCCCGGCGAGGCCCTCCAACTGCTCGGCGTCGACGTGTTCGCCGATGCCCCGTTTCGCCGCTACACCGCCACCCTGGATGCCCAGGCCGACCTGGAGGCGCTGCTCACCACGCCCGGCGCCGCGGTGATGAGCGCGGAGCTCGCCGAGCGCCTCGGCCTCGTCGAGGGCGATCGCGTCGAGGTGCGCGCGGGCGGGCGCAGCCTCCGCCTGCACCTGGTCGGGCGGCTGACCGTGGAGGACGCGTTGACGCGCGAGGTGCTGGCCGGCGTGGTGCTCACCGACATCGCCACCGCGCAGGAGTGGCTGGGCCAACCCGGGCGCCTGACGCGCATCGACCTCATCCTGGCCGAAGGGGCCGAGGGCGAGCGCCGCCTGGCCCAGATCGCGGCGGCGCTGCCGCCCGCGCTGCGCATCGAACCGGTCGGCGCCCGCATCGGCGCCATGGAGCAAATGACCCGCGCGTTTCGCCTCAACCTCACCGCGCTCAGCCTGCTCGCGCTGGTGGTGGGCATGTTCCTCATCTACAACACCATGACCTTCTCGGTGCTGCAGCGGCGCGGCCTGATCGGCCGCCTGCGGGTGCTGGGCGTCACGCGCGGCCGGATCCAAGCGGTGGTGCTGGGCGAGGCGCTCGTGGTGGGCGTGCTCGGCACCGCCCTCGGCGTGCTGGCCGGCATCGCGCTGGCCGAACAGTTGTTGGGCCTCGTGACCCGCACCATCAATGATCTGTATTTCGTGCTCAACGTGGCGGCCCTGCAGGTGGACCCCGGGGCCCTCGCGCGCGGCGCGGCCTTGGGCGTGGGCGCGACCTTGCTGGCGGCGTGGTTGCCCGCGCGCGAGGCCGCGCATACCGCGCCGCGCGCCGCGCTGGCGCGCGTGGACGTGGAGCGCCTTCTGGCGGCGCGGGTGGGGCGCGCCGCCGCGCTGGGCGCTTTGTCGCTATTGCTCGCGCTGGGGCTGCTGGCCGTATTCGGGCGCGGGTTGGTGCCCGGCTTCGCCGCGCTGGCGCTGTTCATCGGCGGGGCGGTGTTGCTGGTGCCGGCCGCCACGCGGGCCCTGGCCGAGGCGCTGCGCGCCCCGGCCCGGCAGGCGCTCGGGCTGCCGGGGGCGATGGCCGCCCGCGGGGTGGTGACCTCGCTGAGCCGCAGCGCCCCGGCGGTGGCGGCCCTCGCCGTGGCCCTGGCGGCCGCGGTCGGCGTGGCGCTGATGATCGACAGTTTCCGCCTGTCGGTGGAGCGCTGGCTGGAGGGCACCCTGCGTGCCGACATCTACGTCAGCGTGCCGGGCGGCGGCTCGCTGGACCCGGCGCTGGCGGCGCGCTTCGCCGCGCTGCCCGGCGTGCAGGCGGTCAGCCAGGGCCGGCGCGTGCGGGTCGACGCGCCCGAGGGGCCGACCGAGCTGTTCGCGCTCGACATCCCGCCGGCGAGCTTCGCCGCCTTCGGCTTGCGGCGCGGCGATGCCGAGCGTGCGCGCGCCGCGTTCTATGCCGGTGAGGCGGTCCTGGTGTCCGAGCCCTTGGCTTGGCACCGCGGGCTCGACGTGGGCGACAGCCTCACGCTGCACACCGACCGCGGCCCGCGCGCGTTCCCGGTGGCGGGCATCTACCGCGATTACAGCAGCGACCAGGGGGTGGCGGCGCTGGTGCTCGATGCCTATCAGGCCCTGTACGACGACCCGCACGTCAGCTCCTTCGGGATCTACGCCGCGCCCGACGCGGATCCTGCCGCGCTGCTGCAACGGGTGCGCGCGGCCGCGCCGGCGGATCAGGCCCTACAGGTGCAGTCCAACCGCGCCCTGCGCGAGGCCTCCATGGCCATCTTCGACCAGACCTTCGCGATCACCGAGGTGCTGCGGGTTATCGCCTTGGCGGTCGCGGCGGTGGGGCTGGTGAGCGCGCTGCTGGCGCTGCAGCTGGAGCGCGCGCGCGAACTGGCGGTGCTGCGCGCGATCGGTTTCACGCCCGCCGACGTGGGGCGCCTGGTGCTGGCGCAGAGTGGGCTGACCGGCCTCATCGCCGGGCTGCTGGCGGTACCGCTCGGCTGGGGCCTCGCCTGGGGGCTGACGCAGGTCATCAACCGCCGCGCCTTCGGGTGGAGCATGGAGCTGGTGGTGACCGCCGGGCCGCTGCTGCAGGTGGTGGCGCTGGCGGTGGTCACCGCGCTGCTCGCGAGCGCGTGGCCGGCCTGGCGCATGGCGCGCACGCCCGCCGCCTGGGCCCTGCGGGAGGTCGGCTGA
- a CDS encoding carotenoid 1,2-hydratase — translation MRRAAVVAVLAVLLALLLWLLPQQTAREPVSPAPENAYELGNLMSGDVAGYARAHAPRPFVFPEDHGPHPAYKHEWWYWTGNLQAEDGRRFGFQLTVFRIAMTPTPVARASAWRGDQVYMAHFALTDVAGRRFYHAERFSRGALDLAGAQAAPFRVWLEDWVAAGPPAGETPFPLRLQASEADFAIDLVLEPVKPHVLQGEQGLSQKSAEPGNASYYYSFTRLAARGEVRSADARLAVSGSAWWDREWSSSALGADQVGWDWFSLQLSDGREVMYYQMRRRDGSVDPHSKGVLVGARGEAQLLRHADVELTVLDHWESPRGGRYPARWRLTVADLDLLVQPFLSDQEMDTLVRYWEGAVQVQGRAGDAPVDGVGYVELTGYANEPGEAE, via the coding sequence ATGCGGCGCGCGGCGGTGGTCGCGGTGCTGGCGGTGCTGCTGGCGCTGCTGCTGTGGTTGTTGCCGCAGCAGACCGCGCGCGAGCCGGTGTCACCGGCGCCCGAGAACGCCTACGAACTCGGCAATCTGATGAGCGGCGACGTGGCCGGCTATGCGCGCGCGCATGCGCCGCGCCCGTTCGTGTTCCCGGAGGACCACGGGCCTCATCCGGCCTACAAGCACGAGTGGTGGTACTGGACCGGCAACCTGCAGGCAGAGGACGGGCGCCGCTTCGGTTTTCAGCTCACGGTGTTTCGCATCGCCATGACGCCGACGCCGGTGGCGCGCGCCTCCGCCTGGCGCGGCGATCAGGTCTACATGGCGCACTTCGCGCTGACCGACGTGGCGGGGCGGCGCTTTTATCACGCCGAACGCTTCAGCCGCGGCGCGCTGGACCTCGCCGGGGCGCAGGCGGCGCCGTTTCGCGTGTGGCTCGAGGATTGGGTGGCGGCGGGACCCCCGGCGGGTGAGACGCCGTTCCCCTTGCGTCTGCAGGCGTCGGAGGCGGATTTCGCCATCGATCTGGTGCTCGAGCCCGTGAAGCCGCACGTGTTGCAGGGCGAGCAAGGCCTCAGCCAGAAGAGCGCCGAGCCCGGCAACGCCTCCTACTACTATTCCTTTACCCGCCTCGCGGCGCGCGGCGAGGTGCGCAGCGCCGATGCGCGACTCGCGGTGAGCGGCAGCGCCTGGTGGGATCGCGAGTGGTCGAGCTCCGCACTGGGCGCCGATCAGGTCGGCTGGGACTGGTTCTCGCTGCAACTTTCCGACGGGCGCGAGGTCATGTACTACCAGATGCGCCGGCGTGACGGATCGGTCGATCCGCACAGCAAGGGCGTGCTGGTCGGAGCCCGGGGGGAGGCGCAGTTGCTGCGCCATGCGGACGTCGAACTCACCGTGTTGGACCACTGGGAGAGCCCGCGCGGGGGACGGTATCCCGCGCGCTGGCGTCTGACGGTGGCCGATCTGGACCTTCTCGTGCAGCCCTTTCTGTCGGACCAGGAAATGGATACGCTGGTGCGTTATTGGGAGGGCGCCGTGCAGGTGCAAGGGCGCGCCGGGGATGCCCCCGTGGATGGCGTGGGTTACGTGGAACTCACCGGCTACGCGAACGAACCAGGGGAAGCGGAATAA
- a CDS encoding efflux RND transporter periplasmic adaptor subunit, with protein MWRALTVGLLALATLSLAGCGQDSVSAVPERPDRAARVHLVEAARAELAALAESSTYTGTLRARRSVRIFNQEPGQILQLPFFEGDAVAQGTTLVRLDDRLLRAQLDKAQATRRQSEVNLQRLQGLVKRQLVSEDELVRAQTDLELAHADVQLLEARLSYTRIDAPFDGVVSARLVEPGDAVSSHTHLMTLIDPQSLTVELQVPETLLPHLRHGDAASVRIDALGRQILEGEINRLHASVDASGRGTVEVRLTDAPAQVRAGQFARVTLAGRAPQRLVVPFAAVQRDPRGEYVYVLDEEQHVWRVGVRTGVRLGDRVEVLDGLEVGQPVVTKGFLGLHDGRSVRVVGERA; from the coding sequence ATGTGGCGCGCACTGACGGTCGGCCTGCTGGCGCTGGCAACGCTGAGCCTCGCGGGCTGCGGCCAGGATTCAGTCTCCGCCGTGCCCGAGCGACCCGATCGCGCGGCGCGCGTGCACCTGGTGGAGGCCGCGCGTGCCGAGCTCGCGGCGCTGGCCGAGTCCTCTACCTACACCGGCACCCTGCGCGCGCGGCGCAGCGTGCGCATCTTCAATCAAGAACCCGGCCAGATCCTGCAGCTGCCCTTCTTCGAGGGCGACGCGGTCGCGCAGGGCACGACCTTGGTGCGCTTGGACGACCGTCTGCTGCGCGCGCAACTGGACAAGGCGCAGGCGACGCGGCGCCAGAGCGAGGTGAACCTGCAACGCCTGCAGGGCCTGGTGAAGCGCCAGCTGGTGTCGGAGGACGAACTGGTGCGGGCGCAGACCGATCTGGAGCTCGCGCACGCCGACGTGCAGCTGCTGGAGGCGCGCCTGTCGTACACCCGCATCGATGCGCCGTTCGACGGCGTCGTGTCGGCGCGCCTGGTGGAGCCGGGCGATGCGGTATCGAGCCACACCCATCTGATGACCCTGATCGACCCGCAGTCGCTGACCGTGGAGCTGCAGGTGCCTGAAACGCTGTTGCCGCATCTGCGCCACGGTGACGCGGCCTCGGTGCGCATCGATGCCCTGGGACGGCAGATCCTGGAGGGCGAGATCAATCGGCTGCACGCCTCGGTGGACGCTTCGGGGCGCGGCACCGTCGAGGTGCGCCTGACCGATGCGCCGGCGCAGGTGCGCGCCGGCCAGTTCGCGCGCGTGACCCTGGCGGGGCGCGCGCCGCAGCGTCTGGTGGTGCCGTTCGCCGCGGTGCAGCGCGACCCGCGCGGCGAGTACGTGTACGTGCTCGACGAGGAGCAGCACGTATGGCGCGTGGGGGTACGCACCGGGGTGCGCCTCGGCGACCGGGTGGAGGTGCTGGACGGGCTGGAAGTGGGCCAGCCGGTAGTGACCAAGGGGTTCCTCGGGTTGCATGACGGGCGTAGCGTGCGCGTGGTCGGCGAACGCGCATGA
- a CDS encoding efflux RND transporter permease subunit, translated as MSLDLQRRLRGGGLAEWSIRHPIGVVMLALAAVVLGGFALTRLGVDLLPEIIYPEIVARVAEQGVPATVMEDRITRYLEEQLAITEDAISVQSNTSEGSTQVNLSFPYGKDIDIALRDASTRLDRARRQFPTTIDQPTIFKRDPSQIPVAEYVVSSPLMGPVALRQWVDEELARWFLNLPGVAAAEVGGGLTREIWVMPDQDRLAAYGLTVQDVVQAVERGNVDAPGGRIAVGGREMTGRTAGRVQTVEDLAALPLAYRDAEGQPGLLRLGEVAQVVDTHEDERVRVRLNEVPGVRMSIQKQPQANTVSVVDHVEERLAWLASQGLIPEEVEVRRISDQSGYVRDAIRNASLAAGTGAVLAMLVVYIFLGNLRRTLIIGSAIPIAVMVTFFFMDVAGLTLNIMTLGGLALGIGMLVDSTIVMLENITRHQRAGESLGEAAVNAAREVNSAIVAATSTNLAAVLPFLFIGGLVGLLFRELIITISAAIVAALVVALTLVPALGSRVVSTHRGMLRRGVDAGMSYLQSGYAWTVRQTLRLPWLVVALFVAALLYTGGTFFSGNQVFLPSMDDGQVRLNVNGDMGIELEEMDAAVRQLERLLLEQPEVVTVSTTAGGFIFGRSQREASHRSTLMIQLVPLAQRHLSSEEWIRSMDQKVRDLGLVGMRVHMRTQGIRGIRLGRGDDQISLRIAGPDLETLAQLGEALVGRLGDIEGLRNLSHSYEEVLQEVSVRVDRERANALGVAVEDVGRTVRVALEGLHAGDFLAGNRGYDIRVRLPREQFRGLEDLRGLIVQAEATRNRPVYLAEVAELEFVPAPTTIRRDNQQRVVEISGSVSDDVPLGQVDAAIQERLADFELPRGYTLYDEGATKALQEGAQTSQILLALALFLVFVVMAVQYESLRNPLIILFSVPFAAIGVALGLTWQEIPLSMPVWLGMIMLAGIVVNNAIVLVEYIEIQRERGLAVLEATVEAARLRLRPILMTTLTTVAGMLPLALALGEGGEMLRPLAQVIVFGLSFSMLVSLFLVPSVYRLGHPRG; from the coding sequence ATGAGCCTGGACCTGCAGCGGCGCCTGCGCGGCGGGGGACTGGCCGAGTGGTCCATTCGCCACCCCATCGGCGTCGTCATGCTGGCGCTGGCGGCCGTGGTGCTGGGTGGCTTTGCGCTCACCCGCCTGGGCGTGGACCTGCTGCCCGAGATCATCTATCCGGAGATCGTGGCGCGGGTGGCCGAGCAGGGCGTACCGGCCACGGTGATGGAAGACCGTATCACGCGCTACCTCGAGGAGCAGTTGGCGATCACCGAGGATGCCATCTCGGTTCAGTCCAATACCTCCGAGGGCAGTACCCAGGTCAATCTGTCGTTCCCATACGGCAAGGACATCGACATCGCGCTGCGTGACGCGAGCACCCGGCTCGACCGCGCGCGGCGCCAGTTCCCCACTACCATCGACCAGCCGACCATCTTCAAACGCGACCCTTCGCAGATTCCGGTGGCGGAGTACGTGGTGAGCTCGCCACTGATGGGGCCGGTCGCTCTGCGCCAATGGGTGGACGAGGAGCTGGCGCGTTGGTTTCTGAACCTGCCGGGGGTGGCCGCCGCGGAGGTGGGCGGCGGACTCACGCGCGAGATCTGGGTGATGCCGGATCAGGACCGGCTGGCCGCCTATGGGCTGACGGTGCAAGACGTGGTGCAGGCGGTAGAGCGCGGCAACGTCGACGCGCCCGGTGGCCGGATCGCGGTCGGCGGGCGCGAGATGACCGGGCGCACCGCGGGCCGGGTGCAGACGGTGGAGGACCTCGCGGCGCTGCCGCTCGCCTACCGTGACGCCGAGGGTCAGCCGGGGCTGCTGCGCCTGGGCGAAGTGGCGCAGGTGGTCGACACCCACGAGGATGAGCGCGTGCGCGTGCGCCTGAACGAGGTACCGGGCGTGCGCATGTCGATCCAGAAGCAGCCGCAGGCCAATACCGTGTCGGTGGTCGACCACGTGGAGGAGCGCCTTGCCTGGCTGGCCTCGCAGGGACTGATCCCCGAGGAGGTGGAGGTGCGGCGCATCTCCGATCAGTCGGGCTATGTGCGCGACGCCATCCGCAATGCCTCCCTGGCCGCCGGCACCGGCGCCGTGCTCGCCATGCTGGTGGTGTACATCTTCCTTGGCAACCTGCGCCGCACGCTGATCATCGGCAGCGCGATTCCCATCGCGGTGATGGTCACCTTCTTCTTCATGGACGTCGCGGGCCTCACGCTCAATATCATGACCCTGGGGGGGCTGGCGCTCGGCATCGGCATGTTGGTCGACAGCACCATCGTGATGTTGGAGAACATCACCCGTCACCAACGCGCCGGCGAATCGCTGGGCGAGGCGGCGGTGAACGCCGCACGCGAGGTGAACAGCGCCATCGTGGCCGCCACCAGCACCAACCTCGCGGCGGTACTGCCGTTCCTGTTCATCGGCGGCCTGGTCGGGCTGCTGTTCCGCGAGCTCATCATCACCATCTCGGCCGCCATCGTGGCGGCGCTGGTGGTGGCGCTCACGCTGGTGCCGGCGCTCGGTTCGCGGGTGGTGAGTACGCATCGCGGCATGCTGCGCCGCGGGGTGGATGCGGGCATGAGCTACCTCCAGAGCGGCTACGCCTGGACGGTGCGTCAGACCCTGCGCCTGCCCTGGCTGGTGGTGGCGCTGTTCGTGGCCGCACTGTTGTACACCGGTGGCACCTTCTTCAGCGGCAATCAGGTGTTCCTGCCCTCCATGGACGACGGCCAGGTGCGCCTGAACGTCAACGGCGACATGGGCATCGAACTGGAGGAGATGGACGCGGCGGTGCGTCAGCTCGAGCGTCTGCTGCTCGAACAGCCGGAGGTGGTCACGGTATCGACCACCGCCGGGGGGTTCATCTTCGGGCGTAGCCAGCGCGAGGCCAGCCATCGCAGTACGCTGATGATCCAGCTGGTGCCGCTCGCGCAGCGTCACCTGAGCTCCGAGGAATGGATCCGCAGCATGGATCAGAAGGTGCGCGATCTCGGTCTGGTGGGCATGCGGGTCCACATGCGCACCCAAGGCATTCGCGGCATCCGACTCGGGCGTGGCGACGATCAGATCAGTCTGCGTATCGCGGGCCCGGATCTGGAGACCCTCGCCCAGCTCGGCGAGGCGCTGGTGGGGCGTCTGGGCGACATCGAGGGCCTGCGCAATTTGTCGCATTCCTATGAGGAGGTGCTGCAAGAGGTATCGGTCCGCGTGGATCGTGAGCGCGCCAATGCCCTGGGCGTCGCGGTGGAGGATGTGGGGCGCACGGTGCGCGTGGCGCTGGAGGGCCTGCATGCGGGCGATTTTCTGGCCGGCAATCGTGGTTACGACATCCGTGTGCGTCTGCCGCGCGAGCAGTTTCGCGGCCTGGAGGACCTGCGCGGCCTGATCGTGCAGGCGGAGGCCACCCGCAACCGGCCCGTCTACCTGGCGGAGGTGGCCGAGCTCGAGTTCGTGCCGGCGCCCACCACCATCCGGCGCGACAACCAGCAGCGCGTGGTGGAGATCAGCGGTTCGGTGTCGGACGACGTGCCGCTCGGCCAGGTCGATGCCGCCATTCAGGAGCGTCTGGCCGACTTCGAGCTGCCGCGCGGCTACACGCTGTACGACGAGGGCGCCACCAAGGCACTGCAGGAGGGTGCCCAGACCAGTCAGATCCTGCTCGCGCTCGCGCTGTTCCTGGTGTTCGTGGTGATGGCCGTGCAGTACGAGTCGCTGCGCAACCCGCTCATCATCCTGTTCAGCGTGCCCTTCGCGGCCATCGGCGTCGCACTCGGGCTCACCTGGCAGGAAATCCCGCTGTCCATGCCGGTGTGGCTCGGCATGATCATGCTGGCCGGCATTGTGGTGAACAACGCCATCGTGCTGGTGGAGTACATCGAGATCCAGCGCGAGCGCGGCCTCGCCGTGCTGGAGGCGACCGTGGAGGCCGCGCGCCTGCGCCTGCGCCCGATCCTCATGACCACGCTCACCACCGTGGCCGGCATGCTGCCCCTCGCACTGGCCCTGGGCGAGGGCGGCGAGATGCTGCGTCCGCTCGCGCAGGTAATCGTATTCGGGCTCAGCTTCTCCATGCTGGTCAGTCTGTTCCTGGTCCCTTCCGTCTACCGCCTGGGCCATCCGCGCGGGTGA
- a CDS encoding cytochrome B6: MRRINPLARSGLAAVLSAGLLSGPLYAQQQNDAAAHARGDTSYMPVVIEEDFETIVERMSAEKEAVMQRQRELLERRYDLSDQAAEGVTMSAGKPVQSGVRVRLPQGVGSWEELAELSPEEIKERNLFPEGFRPLPHPNHFEGGMVFPEFHIDEIERQEGRDMSRFDLDFDMPDHFLPEFPPPIFLTTRPDLGDVSQGELVTLDNFHQLFEGILNPKQLEGLRLLVTPFPQQQFNATKDRRSLRPSQGVTCFECHANGHTNASTHLVGDIRPLEHRRRIDTPTLRGVNIQRLFGSQRALKTVEDFTEFEQRAAYFDGDTVTAAKKGVNVLERGSQVHFMGEFQAILDFPPAPKLDVFGELDPAKASEQELRGAKLFAGKAKCATCHAAPHYTDNTMHDLKLDRFYEPAMHNGRFDTHGGTTKTFPLRGIKDSPPYLHDGRLLTLEDTVEFFNLVLGTRLTKEEKEDLVAFLRVL, from the coding sequence ATGAGAAGGATCAATCCGCTAGCCCGCTCGGGCCTCGCCGCCGTGTTGTCCGCTGGTCTGTTGAGCGGCCCACTGTACGCTCAACAGCAGAATGACGCGGCGGCGCACGCCCGCGGCGATACCAGTTACATGCCCGTCGTGATCGAGGAGGACTTCGAGACCATCGTCGAGCGCATGAGCGCCGAGAAGGAAGCGGTCATGCAGCGCCAGCGTGAACTGCTGGAGCGACGTTACGACCTGTCGGATCAGGCCGCCGAGGGCGTCACCATGTCCGCCGGCAAGCCGGTGCAGAGCGGCGTGCGCGTGCGCCTGCCGCAGGGCGTCGGCTCGTGGGAGGAGCTGGCCGAACTCTCGCCAGAGGAGATCAAGGAGCGCAACCTGTTCCCCGAGGGATTCCGGCCGCTGCCGCACCCCAACCACTTCGAGGGCGGCATGGTGTTTCCGGAATTCCATATCGACGAGATCGAGCGCCAGGAAGGGCGCGATATGAGCCGCTTCGACCTCGACTTCGACATGCCGGACCACTTCCTGCCGGAGTTCCCGCCGCCGATCTTCCTGACCACGCGGCCCGATCTCGGCGATGTCTCCCAGGGCGAACTGGTGACCTTGGACAACTTCCACCAGCTGTTCGAGGGCATCCTCAACCCCAAGCAGCTCGAGGGTCTGCGCCTGCTGGTGACGCCCTTCCCGCAGCAGCAGTTCAACGCCACCAAAGACCGGCGCTCGCTGCGCCCGAGCCAGGGCGTCACCTGCTTCGAGTGCCACGCCAACGGCCACACCAACGCCAGCACGCACCTGGTGGGCGACATCCGCCCGCTGGAGCACCGGCGGCGCATCGACACGCCGACGCTGCGCGGGGTGAACATCCAGCGTCTGTTCGGCTCACAGCGCGCGCTGAAGACGGTGGAGGATTTCACCGAGTTCGAACAGCGTGCGGCCTACTTCGACGGCGATACCGTGACCGCCGCCAAGAAGGGCGTGAACGTGCTCGAGCGCGGCAGTCAGGTGCACTTCATGGGTGAGTTCCAGGCCATCTTGGACTTCCCGCCGGCGCCCAAACTGGACGTATTCGGCGAGCTCGACCCGGCCAAGGCCAGCGAGCAGGAGCTGCGCGGGGCCAAGCTGTTCGCCGGCAAGGCCAAGTGCGCCACCTGCCACGCCGCCCCGCACTACACCGACAACACCATGCACGACCTCAAGCTCGACCGCTTCTACGAGCCCGCCATGCACAACGGGCGCTTCGACACGCACGGCGGGACCACCAAGACCTTCCCGCTGCGCGGCATCAAGGACTCGCCGCCGTACCTGCATGACGGGCGCCTGCTCACGCTGGAGGACACCGTGGAGTTCTTCAACCTGGTGCTCGGTACGCGCCTGACCAAGGAAGAGAAGGAAGACCTGGTCGCCTTCCTGCGGGTGCTGTAA
- a CDS encoding alkaline phosphatase family protein: MASLEEGLGGEARYRPLGDLPPAEVAAAARVVLLVLDGLGYNYLRARGRSHFDSHCRGPMSSVFPTTTAAAITTFMTGLAPQQHALTGWFVRFREVATVAAVLPFRPRGQGRPLTGRTSVAQLYALPPLVQRLPVPSTMVLPENIVRSEYSATLGGAARRTGYQGLERFIEAVVAAVQDAPRQYVYAYWPDFDRTAHEHGVHSVETARHFRLLDAAFEDLVERLRGTGTLLVVTADHGFVDSPPPRVVRLADHAGLAELLRAPLCGEPRVAYCYVKRGCRAEFERYIEAHLAHACTLYPSAEVVRRGWFGPGIAHARLQERVGDYLLLMKDDYIIKDFVPGERPFYPIGNHGGLSEDELYVPLIVVPPA, translated from the coding sequence ATGGCCTCCCTGGAGGAGGGCCTCGGCGGCGAAGCGCGCTACCGCCCCTTGGGCGACCTGCCGCCCGCGGAGGTGGCCGCCGCCGCGCGGGTGGTGCTACTCGTGCTCGACGGCCTGGGCTACAACTACCTGCGCGCCCGCGGCCGCAGCCACTTCGATAGCCATTGCCGTGGGCCGATGAGTTCGGTCTTCCCCACCACCACCGCCGCGGCGATCACCACCTTCATGACCGGCCTCGCGCCGCAGCAACACGCCCTGACCGGCTGGTTCGTGCGCTTTCGCGAAGTGGCGACGGTCGCCGCGGTGCTGCCGTTTCGCCCGCGCGGCCAGGGGCGGCCGCTGACGGGCCGCACCTCGGTGGCGCAGCTCTATGCACTGCCGCCCCTGGTGCAGCGCCTGCCGGTGCCCAGCACCATGGTGCTGCCCGAGAACATCGTGCGCTCGGAATACAGCGCGACCCTCGGCGGCGCCGCGCGCCGTACCGGCTACCAGGGGCTCGAGCGCTTCATCGAGGCCGTGGTGGCCGCCGTGCAGGACGCGCCGCGCCAGTATGTGTATGCCTACTGGCCCGATTTCGACCGCACCGCCCACGAGCATGGCGTGCACAGCGTGGAGACGGCGCGCCATTTTCGCTTGCTCGACGCGGCCTTCGAGGACCTGGTGGAGCGCTTGCGCGGCACCGGCACGCTGCTGGTGGTCACCGCCGACCACGGCTTCGTCGACAGCCCGCCGCCGCGCGTGGTGCGCCTGGCCGATCACGCCGGGCTCGCCGAGCTGCTGCGCGCCCCGCTATGCGGCGAGCCGCGGGTGGCGTATTGCTACGTCAAGCGCGGGTGTCGCGCGGAGTTCGAGCGTTATATCGAAGCGCATTTGGCGCATGCCTGCACGCTCTACCCGAGCGCGGAGGTCGTGCGCCGTGGCTGGTTCGGACCCGGCATCGCCCACGCGCGCTTGCAGGAGCGGGTGGGCGACTATCTGCTACTCATGAAGGACGATTACATCATCAAGGACTTCGTGCCGGGCGAGCGCCCCTTCTACCCAATCGGCAACCACGGTGGCCTGAGCGAAGACGAGCTCTACGTGCCGCTCATCGTGGTGCCGCCCGCCTGA